A single window of Persephonella sp. DNA harbors:
- a CDS encoding ATPase, T2SS/T4P/T4SS family, with protein sequence MGDVDFKSRRKLTFLRLMVSQGIVPAEKVRNNPNIEGKDFTDILTYLVESKIADEKKIKEFFVNFLNLKPFDPNMNIDVDESIMSNITYNYMLKKKFAPVFYDKDKNQLSIAAFNPIDKEIIHYLKFLGIKNIEILVATYSEIQSLLENFSRMASPTEILDNIGLDADVEEEYQREEEINVNEAIAEAEEAPIVKASRLFIVNAVRQGASDIHIEPFEKELRVRYRIDGILRTVQKLPASIKDALVARYKIMANLDIAEKRLPQDGRIRVKIDRKPIDLRVSIIPTVYGEKVVMRIQDAQSYLGLKLEDLGFEPDDLEKIRKAIYSPWGMVLVTGPTGSGKTTTLYTALMERNTDDVNISTAEDPVEVSIPGINQVQIKEHIGLTFAEALRSFLRQDPDIILVGEIRDRETAEISIKAALTGHLVFSTLHTNDAPSSITRLIDIGVESFLVGTAVNMIIAQRLVRKLCNYCKQPATYPKEFWTGLGLSEKDVEEGTFFVHKPGGCDRCNKTGYKGRTAVHEILEIDDNIRKAILSGANATQLKELAIKNGMRTLYQNALLKVKRGITDIAEVERVLVK encoded by the coding sequence ATGGGAGATGTAGATTTTAAAAGTAGAAGGAAATTAACATTTCTTCGTTTAATGGTATCCCAAGGAATAGTTCCTGCAGAAAAAGTTCGGAATAATCCCAATATAGAAGGAAAAGATTTCACAGATATTTTAACCTATCTTGTTGAAAGTAAAATAGCTGATGAAAAAAAGATAAAGGAATTTTTCGTTAATTTTTTAAATCTAAAGCCTTTTGACCCTAATATGAATATTGATGTAGATGAATCAATAATGTCAAATATTACCTATAATTACATGTTGAAGAAAAAATTCGCTCCTGTTTTTTATGATAAAGATAAAAATCAACTTTCAATTGCAGCATTTAATCCAATAGATAAAGAAATAATTCATTATCTTAAATTTTTAGGAATTAAAAACATTGAGATCCTCGTTGCAACTTATTCAGAGATTCAATCTCTTCTTGAAAATTTCAGTAGAATGGCATCTCCTACAGAAATTCTCGATAATATAGGCCTCGATGCAGATGTAGAAGAAGAATATCAAAGGGAAGAAGAAATAAATGTAAACGAGGCAATAGCTGAAGCAGAAGAAGCACCGATAGTTAAAGCCTCCAGACTTTTTATAGTAAACGCAGTCCGACAGGGTGCATCTGATATTCATATAGAACCCTTTGAAAAAGAATTAAGGGTAAGATATAGGATTGATGGTATTCTCCGAACAGTTCAAAAACTTCCTGCCAGTATAAAAGATGCTTTAGTTGCCAGATACAAAATAATGGCGAATCTGGATATTGCAGAAAAGAGGTTACCCCAAGATGGAAGAATTAGAGTAAAAATAGATAGAAAACCTATTGATTTAAGGGTATCTATCATTCCTACAGTTTATGGTGAAAAAGTAGTTATGCGTATTCAGGATGCCCAATCGTATCTGGGATTAAAATTAGAAGATCTTGGTTTTGAACCGGATGACCTTGAAAAAATCAGAAAAGCTATCTATAGTCCTTGGGGAATGGTCTTAGTTACAGGACCAACAGGGTCAGGTAAAACTACAACTTTATACACTGCATTAATGGAAAGGAATACAGATGATGTAAACATATCAACAGCAGAGGATCCTGTTGAAGTATCTATTCCAGGAATTAATCAGGTTCAAATCAAAGAACATATAGGATTAACTTTTGCAGAAGCTTTAAGATCTTTCCTTAGACAAGACCCGGATATTATACTGGTTGGAGAGATAAGGGACAGAGAAACGGCTGAAATATCAATTAAAGCAGCATTAACAGGTCACCTTGTATTCTCCACATTACACACAAACGATGCTCCATCTTCTATAACAAGATTAATAGATATAGGAGTTGAAAGTTTCCTTGTTGGAACAGCTGTAAATATGATAATTGCCCAGAGGCTTGTCAGAAAATTATGTAATTACTGTAAACAGCCTGCTACATATCCGAAAGAGTTCTGGACAGGATTGGGATTATCTGAAAAAGACGTAGAAGAAGGAACATTTTTTGTTCATAAGCCGGGAGGTTGTGACCGTTGCAATAAAACCGGTTATAAAGGTAGAACTGCTGTTCATGAAATACTGGAAATTGACGATAATATCAGAAAAGCTATTTTATCTGGAGCTAATGCAACACAGCTTAAAGAGCTTGCGATAAAAAATGGAATGAGAACCCTATATCAAAATGCCCTTTTAAAAGTAAAACGAGGAATAACAGATATTGCAGAAGTAGAAAGGGTTTTAGTTAAATAA
- a CDS encoding type IV pilus twitching motility protein PilT: MEQEKLAFTIDEIARVAIDKDATDIHITAGAPPTIRIDGKITYLSEYPVMYPKDTQKFIYSIMNEKQRRTFEEKNEVDFSIGIKGVGRFRVNVYRQRGSVAAALRRIPYEIKPMEELGLIPSVKGLCHKSMGLVLVTGPTGSGKTTTLASMIDYINTNYPYHIITIEDPIEYLFPHKKSLVAQREVGNDTSSFAIALKYALREDPDVILVGEMRDLETIRAALTAAETGHLVFATLHTNTAIQTINRIINVFPENEQEQIRTELSFVLQGVISQRILPRIGGGRVLIHEVLIPTTGIRNLIRENKIHQIYGLMQSGQVGTGMQTMNQSILRAIKEGLITEEDGMKVSPEPQELERLLKTLK, from the coding sequence ATGGAGCAAGAAAAACTTGCATTCACAATTGATGAAATAGCAAGGGTTGCTATAGACAAAGATGCTACCGATATACACATAACAGCGGGAGCACCTCCAACTATCAGGATAGATGGAAAAATAACTTATCTATCTGAATATCCTGTTATGTACCCAAAAGATACCCAAAAATTTATTTACTCTATTATGAATGAAAAGCAAAGGCGGACATTTGAAGAAAAGAATGAGGTTGACTTTTCCATCGGAATTAAAGGGGTTGGTAGATTTAGGGTAAACGTTTATAGACAAAGGGGTAGTGTTGCTGCTGCTTTAAGAAGAATACCTTATGAAATAAAGCCTATGGAAGAGTTAGGACTTATTCCCTCTGTAAAAGGTTTATGTCATAAAAGTATGGGATTAGTGCTTGTTACAGGGCCAACAGGATCAGGTAAAACTACAACCCTTGCCTCAATGATAGATTATATAAATACAAATTATCCTTATCACATAATTACAATTGAAGATCCAATAGAATATCTATTCCCACATAAAAAATCACTTGTTGCACAAAGGGAAGTCGGTAATGATACTTCCAGCTTTGCCATAGCACTGAAATATGCTTTAAGGGAAGACCCAGACGTTATTCTGGTTGGTGAAATGAGGGACTTAGAAACAATCAGAGCTGCACTTACAGCCGCTGAAACAGGTCACCTTGTATTTGCAACATTACACACAAATACAGCAATTCAAACAATAAACCGTATCATCAACGTTTTCCCTGAAAATGAACAGGAACAGATTAGAACAGAGTTAAGTTTTGTTTTACAGGGTGTAATATCACAAAGGATTCTACCAAGAATCGGAGGTGGGAGAGTCCTTATACATGAAGTTTTAATACCAACAACAGGTATAAGAAACCTTATTAGAGAAAATAAAATTCACCAAATATATGGGCTTATGCAGTCTGGACAAGTTGGAACAGGTATGCAAACAATGAACCAGTCAATTTTACGGGCGATCAAAGAAGGACTAATTACAGAAGAAGATGGAATGAAAGTATCTCCTGAGCCACAAGAACTCGAAAGATTATTAAAAACTCTGAAGTA